The Acidobacteriota bacterium genome includes the window CGGGAAGGATTCCACAGCATGTCAGACACACCCACACCCACGCCAGCGCCGGTAGCCGCAGTCAGCCCGGAGCAAAAAGTAAAGACGCGTCTGCCCCATCAGCGGGCATGTAATGAAAAGGATGAAAAGGGCAAACTGTGCGCAGGCCATCTGAAGCGATGGTATGACTTCGGCGACAACGTCAAACGGCAGCATGGGGAAAAGGCCGAAGTCTATCGCTGCGAATTCTGCAAGTCGATCTATCTCCCCGCGCCTGGCTACGATTCCCGGACCGGCACCTTGCAATTCTAGTCCGCCACTACTTTTTTTCGCGGAACCGCCGCAGAACTACTCAAACCATTGGACGTCATGCCATTCTCTTCCCATTCCGCCTCTCCATCCGCTGCGGTTGAGGGGCAGGATTTCATCGCCCCTTCCGTTCTGTTTCGCACAGCGGAATGGGCGGAGCTTAGCCGCGCCGTGGAAGCTCGACGGCATTGGATCGAGCAGCGACATCTGGAACTGACCGCGATTCCCGCGCCCACTTTCCATGAAGCGGCGAGAGCCAAGTGGATGGCGGAACAGTTTTGCAGCCTGGGCTTGAAGCAGACGCGGATCGACGAAGTCGGCAACGTGCTTGCCGACCGCCCCGGAAGTAATCGCAACCGTATTTGGGTAACGGCGCATCTGGATACGGTGTTTCCAGCCGACACCGCCATCCAGCCGAAACGCGATGGCTCGCGCATCCATGCTCCCGGCATCACCGATAACGGCGCTGGTTTGGCGGCATTATTGACCGTCGCCGCAGTAATGCAGGAATGCCCCCTCCGCACAGGCTGCGGGATTCGATTTGCCGCTAATGTGGGAGAAGAAGGCGAAGGCGACCTGCGCGGCGTGCGCCACTTGTTCGCCACTTCAGATGCGCGGCGCAACGCGGTGGGCGTGATTGTGCTCGACGGCGCGGGCGTGGAACACATTACCAGCGCGGGTCTTGGGAGCAGGCGGTTTCTGGTTGAGGTGCGCGGCATCGGTGGCCATAGCTGGAATGACTTTGGCCGGGCCAATCCAATTCATGCGCTGGCCGCTATCATTGCTCGCATCGAGCAGATGCCACTTTCCCTGGAACCACGCTCGACGATGAGTGTCGGTCTCATCGAAGGCGGCAGCACGGTGAACTCGATTCCACAATCGGCGTGGATGAAGGTGGACATTCGCTCCACCGACATGGTTCAGATTGAGCGACTGACCGCCGCACTGTATCAGGCTGTCAGCGAGGCTGCGGCGCAGG containing:
- a CDS encoding M20/M25/M40 family metallo-hydrolase, with the translated sequence MPFSSHSASPSAAVEGQDFIAPSVLFRTAEWAELSRAVEARRHWIEQRHLELTAIPAPTFHEAARAKWMAEQFCSLGLKQTRIDEVGNVLADRPGSNRNRIWVTAHLDTVFPADTAIQPKRDGSRIHAPGITDNGAGLAALLTVAAVMQECPLRTGCGIRFAANVGEEGEGDLRGVRHLFATSDARRNAVGVIVLDGAGVEHITSAGLGSRRFLVEVRGIGGHSWNDFGRANPIHALAAIIARIEQMPLSLEPRSTMSVGLIEGGSTVNSIPQSAWMKVDIRSTDMVQIERLTAALYQAVSEAAAQEMDRGTGGLETRLVQLGERPAADAQRPSRLVETFQQTDRVLGIQSQLHCSSTDANWPLSLGIDAVSVGGGGSGGGAHTLEEWFDPKGRELGIKRVLITLLALAGAQIFK